Proteins encoded by one window of Elaeis guineensis isolate ETL-2024a chromosome 12, EG11, whole genome shotgun sequence:
- the LOC105054687 gene encoding protein WUSCHEL, which produces MEHHQYQQQQHEESNTSSVVGGSVGGSKSNFLCRQSSTRWIPTADQIRILRDLYYNMGIRSPTAEQIQKISATLRKYGKIEGKNVFYWFQNHKARERQKKRLTVDISSTTSTPSNSAITTMSPGLLTPCSSPGLYGVGQIGSSGCGGSMLVERSFRECCLSGGGGDGSGMEGSMGWVELESAATPWMYRYPLEHEPGAVMVGREIETLPLFPIKQEEEQEGEEVEKKGEFITGSHLNNCNNTTNNNNDGSNNQCLPAFYWGGGQEDQVHHLYNHHHNDGSGGAAHPAASLDLTLNSCYYAPPGST; this is translated from the exons ATGGAACACCACCAGTACCAACAACAGCAGCATGAGGAAAGCAATACAAGCAGTGTTGTTGGCGGTAGTGTTGGAGGGAGTAAGAGTAACTTCCTCTGCAGGCAGTCCAGCACAAGGTGGATCCCCACTGCTGATCAGATAAGGATACTGAGGGACCTCTACTACAACATGGGGATCAGATCCCCTACCGCCGAGCAGATCCAGAAGATCTCCGCGACACTCCGCAAGTACGGCAAGATCGAAGGCAAGAATGTCTTCTACTGGTTCCAGAACCACAAGGCCCGGGAGAGGCAGAAGAAAAGACTCACCGTGGACATCTCCAGTACCACCAGCACACCCAGCAACAGCGCCATAACCACCATGTCTCCTG GTTTGCTTACTCCCTGTTCTTCTCCTGGGTTGTATGGTGTTGGGCAGATTGGAAGCAGTGGCTGTGGAGGCTCTATGCTTGTGGAAAGGAGCTTTAGA GAGTGTTGCTTgtctggaggaggaggagatgggtCTGGGATGGAGGGCAGCATGGGATGGGTGGAATTAGAGAGCGCTGCAACGCCATGGATGTACCGCTACCCCTTGGAGCACGAACCAGGAGCTGTAATGGTGGGTCGAGAGATTGAAACCCTTCCACTCTTTCCCATcaaacaagaagaagaacaagaaggagaagaagtgGAGAAAAAAGGGGAATTCATCACTGGCTCCCACTTGAACAACTGCAACAACACCACCAACAACAACAACGATGGCAGCAATAACCAATGCCTTCCTGCCTTCTACTGGGGTGGTGGTCAGGAAGACCAAGTACACCACCTCTACAACCACCACCACAACGACGGCAGCGGCGGCGCCGCCCACCCGGCAGCCTCCTTGGATCTCACCCTCAACTCCTGCTACTATGCTCCCCCGGGATCCACATGA